A window of the Desulfobacula toluolica Tol2 genome harbors these coding sequences:
- the rpmD gene encoding 50S ribosomal protein L30, translated as MAGKIRITQIRSTIGRPAKHGRIIRSLGIKKMNYTVEHNADPVILGQVKKVSHLVKVEEV; from the coding sequence GCTGGTAAAATTAGAATTACGCAAATCAGAAGCACAATAGGAAGACCGGCAAAACACGGTCGGATTATTCGTTCTCTGGGTATAAAAAAAATGAATTATACGGTTGAACATAATGCTGATCCGGTTATCCTGGGACAGGTTAAAAAAGTGTCTCACCTTGTGAAAGTAGAGGAGGTGTAA
- the rplO gene encoding 50S ribosomal protein L15, with protein sequence MQLHDLAPAPGSRKNRKKVGRGPGSGMGKTSTRGHKGLKARSGGSVRPGFEGGQMPIYRRLPKRGFFNIFKTNNAVLNVTDLDRFEDGAIIDMDALREAGMVKGRVDGVKLLGNGETTKKFFLKNILVSKTAKEKIESVGGTIE encoded by the coding sequence ATGCAACTTCATGATTTAGCACCTGCACCAGGTTCCAGAAAAAACAGGAAAAAAGTCGGAAGAGGTCCTGGTTCGGGAATGGGCAAAACAAGTACCCGCGGCCATAAAGGCCTTAAAGCAAGATCCGGCGGCAGTGTCAGGCCGGGATTTGAAGGCGGCCAGATGCCGATTTACAGAAGACTTCCCAAAAGGGGATTCTTCAATATATTTAAAACAAACAATGCAGTCTTAAATGTAACAGATTTGGATAGATTTGAGGACGGTGCAATTATTGATATGGATGCCCTCAGAGAAGCCGGAATGGTAAAAGGTCGTGTTGACGGTGTTAAACTTCTTGGTAATGGTGAAACAACAAAGAAATTTTTCTTGAAAAATATTCTGGTTTCCAAAACTGCCAAAGAAAAAATTGAATCTGTCGGTGGAACAATAGAATAA